In the Tribolium castaneum strain GA2 chromosome 1, icTriCast1.1, whole genome shotgun sequence genome, one interval contains:
- the LOC662898 gene encoding outer dense fiber protein 2: MKNRKKILLPNKPIIKRSESHIDRSHSDKPLKKQIFTSVSLHQNLEFFRQQSNLFPKPLPNYGDADTYFRQSLRNYNYFDISFFGKKRNSGVKSARSVESLKKKKSSSSVKPKTPSTDPRSPILKLKLPESKKETEEFDADIFYSPDSQKSFKESARTLTHNKSDSSLIEEDEKSGEITPVNMAEDAEDFAEEYEAQAEAEPAPIVGDETETEGEEEEGEDEMKQVEQMIKQASAELAEVTEENQQLIETFTEEEEEGELDEGEGAPMRAAGDGSTFKFDPAIDAAVLRELEEAEKQAKATAKIIYELKTRVTELLKKEKNTEAEARELEEKNKELKAQMLLFEEKTKRIQFLIAQTNLFDKMIPPQTPLQTPHNEDVLPKVIVCGMTEHNIPKLLLCDDKKKSCSPSCDKNVNIPMSVVPKFAKRLSDSYTMQEKLAAENADLEGMRYKLQSDLLNKDQTIEYLQRKLCSIQCEMRVLCKENSELNEKVQQICGHKQDVQKPKKMPCGKGRGPCPADIEHRLNEYSETTKILEKQLCDMENDVKTMQSELTAVQTEREHLEQHKKIIICPPPMCHPCAPPPCPPCSPCIVPCSDLQLRELREQYCRLQDDFKSKVTEVGGLRADNEKLKATAKEAEEAQKKLEDRVRELERTLKSFKTDNNKFVGSKEQLIEQEQQLAVAKQRFREAQDELEELRSFIQDQQGQLDDYRNKYLEAQQEVEEQRRHIDMLEMDANRVNEQVNLEIQRVKSQFQEKLQELLPLPDLLKTTQLKLQEAQQMHLLAERNNEALQRDLQLYKDKIAEITGEMDKARSDNKLGENEKLSLAQRIEEMEAKINELEEENFSLREDMKRTEETLEETEREKEAKMHEIAQLAAQLETVREESARQVARNKERCETVRRSMQNQISDLERQLAQSRAQARAAQKDRDEIRQKMQAQINNLHENFEDAQMRIRNLQGHVNFLKESYTPNVPGVGDTESVSDHQDPCNCGRDF, encoded by the exons ATGaaa aatagaaagaaaattctTCTGCCAAATAAGCCGATTATTAAACGCTCGGAGTCGCACATCGACAGAAGTCACTCGGACAAGCCTCTGAAAAAGCAAATATTCACCAGTGTTTCGTTGCATCAGAATTTGGAGTTTTTTCGGCAACAAAGCAACTTATTTCCCAAACCTCTACCGAATTACGGAGACGCCGACACTTATTTTAGACAAAGTTTACGAAACTATAACTATTTTGATATCTCATTTTTCGGTAAAAAACGGAACAGTGGTGTTAAAAGTGCCAGGTCTGTCGAAAGTTTAAAAAAG AAGAAATCTTCGTCGTCAGTAAAGCCAAAAACACCCTCGACAGATCCGAGGAGTccgattttaaaattaaaattacctgAAAGCAAAAAAGAAACTGAAGAATTTGATGCAGACATCTTCTATTCACCAGACAGTCAGAAAAGTTTTAAGGAATCAGCTCGTACTCTAACACATAACAAATCTGATAGTAGCTTAATAGAAGAGGACGAGAAATCTGGTGAAATAACTCCAGTTAACATGGCTGAAGATGCTGAAGATTTTGCTGAGGAATATGAAGCACAGGCTGAAGCTGAACCCGCACCAATCGTGGGAGATGAAACAGAAACCGAAGGCGAAGAAGAGGAAGGGGAA GATGAAATGAAACAAGTTGAACAGATGATAAAGCAAGCATCAGCAGAACTAGCTGAAGTAACCGAGGAAAATCAACAACTTATAGAAACCTTTACTGAA GAGGAAGAAGAAGGGGAGCTGGACGAAGGAGAAGGAGCCCCAATGAGAGCAGCTGGTGACGGCTCAACCTTCAAGTTTGACCCAGCAATTGATGCTGCGGTTCTCAGAGAACTAGAAGAAGCAGAAAAACAAGCCAAAGCTACGGCCAAAATAATCTACGAACTGAAAACTCGCGTTACTGAATTGCTaaagaaagagaaaaacaCTGAAGCTGAGGCTAGGGAACTGGAggagaaaaataaagaactcAAAGCTCAAATGCTTCTGTTTGAGGAGAAAACCAAACGAATTCAATTCCTCATCGCCCAAACCAACCTATTCGATAAAATGATACCACCGCAAACCCCTCTCCAGACGCCCCATAACGAAGATGTGCTGCCGAAAGTAATCGTCTGCGGAATGACCGAGCATAATATTCCGAAATTACTGTTGTGTGATGATAAAAAGAAATCCTGTTCTCCGTCTTGtgacaaaaatgtaaacattccAATG TCTGTTGTGCCCAAATTTGCCAAAAGGCTCAGTGATAGTTACACGATGCAGGAAAAATTAGCCGCTGAAAATGCCGATTTAGAAGGCATGAG GTACAAATTACAGTCCGACCTACTCAACAAAGACCAAACGATTGAATACCTCCAAAGAAAACTTTGCAGCATTCAGTGTGAAATGCGAGTCCTCTGCAAGGAAAACTCAGAACTGAACGAAAAAGTGCAACAG ATTTGCGGCCACAAACAAGACGTCcagaaaccgaaaaaaatgcCGTGTGGGAAAGGAAGAGGGCCATGTCCTGCCGATATCGAGCACCGACTCAATGAATATTCCGAAACCACCAAAATTctg gaaaaaCAACTCTGCGATATGGAAAACGACGTAAAAACGATGCAAAGTGAACTAACTGCTGTACAAACCGAACGGGAACATTTAGAACAACACAAGAAAATTATCATTTGCCCTCCCCCCATGTGCCACCCTTGTGCCCCTCCTCCGTGTCCTCCCTGCAGCCCGTGCATTGTCCCTTGTTCCGATTTGCAATTGAGGGAATTGAGGGAACAATACTGCAGACTCCAGGATGATTTCAAAAGCAAGGTGACTGAAGTTGGGGGACTTAGGGCTGATAACGAAAAATTGAAAGCGACGGCTAAAGAAGCAGAAGAGGCGCAAAAGAAACTTGAAGACAGAGTGCGAGAATTGGAGAGGACGTTAAAAAGTTTCAAGACTGATAATAACAAA tttgtgggaTCGAAGGAACAGTTAATAGAACAGGAACAGCAGCTCGCAGTTGCGAAACAAAGATTCAGAGAAGCGCAAGATGAGTTGGAGGAATTGAGATCGTTTATTCAAGACCAGCAGGGACAACTTGATGACTACAGAAATAAA taTTTGGAAGCCCAACAAGAAGTCGAGGAACAACGAAGACACATTGACATGTTGGAAATGGACGCGAATCGAGTGAACGAGCAAGTGAATTTAGAGATCCAGCGCGTGAAAAGCCAGTTTCAAGAGAAATTGCAAGAGCTTTTGCCGCTTCCCGATTTACTGAAAACCACCCAACTGAAGCTGCAAGAAGCGCAACAGATGCACCTTCTCGCTGAGCGCAACAACGAGGCTCTTCAGCGAGACTTGCAGCTGTATAAGGACAAAATTGCCGAGATTACCGGCGAGATGGATAAGGCTCGCAGTGACAACAAATTAGGCGAAAACGAGAAACTGTCGTTGGCGCAAAGGATTGAGGAAATGGAGGCGAAAATAAACGAACTGGAGGAGGAGAATTTCAGTCTGAGGGAAGACATGAAGCGAACTGAAGAAACCTTGGAAGAAACCGAGCGAGAAAAGGAAGCAAAAATGCACGAAATTGCCCAGCTAGCCGCCCAGTTGGAGACGGTCCGTGAGGAATCTGCCCGGCAAGTTGCCAGGAATAAGGAGAGGTGTGAAACGGTTAGGAGGTCGATGCAGAACCAAATATCCGATTTGGAGAGACAGCTGGCTCAAAGCAGGGCCCAGGCAAGGGCTGCACAGAAGGACAGGGACGAAATTCGGCAAAAAATGCAAGCGCAGATTAATAATCTTCACGAAAACTTCGAAGATGCGCAAATGCGGATTAGAAACCTACAAGGGCACGTTAATTTCCTGAAAGAGTCGTATACTCCGAATGTTCCCGGAGTTGGGGATACCGAATCGGTGTCCGATCATCAAGATCCTTGCAACTGCGGAcgagatttttga
- the CalpC gene encoding calpain-C isoform X1: MSEYDRIRRACLKCGELWEDPDFPATQASVFYHQTPPFQFTWKRPKDLCARPGFVQDGPLQFDIIPGKMGDRWLVSCLGVLYLNKGLFYRVVPADQSFNGDQYAGVFRFRLWWCGEWTEVLVDDRLPTVHGRLAFLQSQNSDYFWPGLLEKAYAKLHGSYEALKYGSLLDGLADLTGGITESIPIRQDATTCARLLHKLLDMTSIITCTVQPPNFQMRSSVEKLPNGIQLGTNYRVYLVERVETYSGEAVQLVKLRNALGPASEYVGPWSIDSPEWSEVSPNSLERLHSELSEGEFWMSYPDFIKTFTHMEVIHLDSDTSRDEPSLHNKNTWQMRLYQGNWLKGVSAGGCRNNPETFHINPQLHLLLSEMEEVVVSLNQHSIMEPKVIGFTAYSIPKSNTETIGKSFFKANKSLFNSQYTNSRQVSYRCYLEQGGYLIIPTIFEPGQESGFTLRVYSSKPLKLKLLDTVPLLLKSAIVKAPPLLDGKSFSQYEAVFLQLADEHRTVNAFELQELLDACLPNDYIKSCASIEVCRQVILTFDTSGTGRLKFSDFKDLMCSLKFWQTSFKNHTKEKTGILKAERFRDALQAVGFQLSSDVLATLILRYMRKDGTLRFGDFVSAILHLTVAFNIFKMKDPLQNGSIKLSLAEWLKSSLSC; the protein is encoded by the exons GACCTCTGCGCGAGGCCGGGATTCGTCCAGGATGGGCCGCTCCAGTTCGACATCATCCCAGGGAAGATGG GTGACAGATGGCTCGTCTCCTGTTTGggtgttttatatttaaataaaggaCTCTTCTACCGAGTCGTGCCAGCAGACCAGTCTTTTAATGGAGACCAATACGCTGGAGTTTTCCGATTTCGGCTTTGGTGGTGCGGCGAATGGACTGAGGTTTTGGTGGATGATCGTTTGCCCACTGTCCATGGGCGGCTGGCTTTCCTGCAGTCGCAGAATTCGGACTATTTCTGGCCAGGATTGCTCGAGAAAGCGTACGCCAA ATTACACGGGTCTTACGAAGCCTTAAAGTACGGTTCACTCCTCGATGGTCTGGCAGACCTGACCGGGGGAATCACCGAAAGCATTCCAATTAGACAAGATGCCACCACATGTGCCAGACTTTTACACAAACTTTTAGACATGACATCAATTATCACCTGCACGGTACAACCGCCCAACTTCCAGATGCGATCGAGCGTGGAAAAGCTACCAAATGGAATACAACTAGGCACCAATTATCGAGTATATCTAGTGGAAAGGGTTGAAACCTACAGCGGTGAAGCCGTCCAGTTGGTGAAACTGCGGAACGCCCTGGGCCCGGCATCGGAATACGTGGGTCCTTGGTCGATAGACTCCCCCGAATGGTCCGAAGTGTCTCCAAACAGTCTCGAAAGGCTCCACTCGGAGCTTTCCGAAGGCGAGTTCTGGATGTCCTACCCCGACTTCATCAAGACCTTCACACACATGGAAGTCATCCACTTGGACAGCGACACCAGCAGGGACGAGCCCAGTCTGCACAACAAAAACACGTGGCAGATGAGGCTATACCAGGGCAACTGGCTCAAGGGAGTCTCAGCCGGGGGCTGCCGGAACAACCCGGAAACCTTCCACATAAACCCCCAACTCCACCTCCTTCTCAGCGAGATGGAGGAGGTCGTGGTGTCGCTCAACCAACATAGCATAATGGAGCCCAAAGTCATAGGTTTTACGGCGTATTCAATACCAAAAAGCAACACAGAGACGATCGGGAAGTCGTTCTTCAAAGCCAACAAGTCCCTCTTCAACTCGCAATACACCAACAGCCGGCAGGTCAGCTACAGGTGCTACCTGGAGCAAGGGGGCTATCTGATCATCCCCACCATATTCGAGCCCGGGCAAGAGTCGGGCTTCACTCTCAGGGTTTACTCAAGCAAGCCCTTAAAACTGAAGTTATTAGACACTGTACCTCTGCTCCTCAAATCGGCAATAGTCAAAGCACCGCCGTTGCTCGACGGCAAAAGCTTCAGTCAATACGAGGCCGTGTTCCTGCAACTGGCGGACGAACACAGAACCGTCAACGCCTTCGAGCTGCAGGAGTTGCTGGACGCTTGTTTGCCGAACGATTACATCAAAAGTTGTGCCTCGATTGAAGTTTGCAGACAAGTCATACTCACGTTTGAT ACGTCGGGGACAGGCAGACTGAAGTTTAGTGATTTCAAGGATTTGATGtgtagtttaaaattttggcaaacTTCGTTCAAAAATCACACGAAGGAGAAGACGGGGATTTTGAAAGCTGAGAGGTTTCGGGATGCTTTACAAGCTGTTGGTTTTCAGTTAAGTAGTGATGTTCTGGCCACGCTTATTTTGAGGTACATGAGGAAAGACGGGACTTTACGCTTCGGGGATTTTGTCTCTGCCATATTACATTTGACTGTTGCTTTCA atatttttaaaatgaaggACCCGCTACAAAATGGTAGCATCAAATTAAGTCTAGCAGAG TGGCTGAAGTCATCTCTATCGTGCTGA
- the Tsc1 gene encoding hamartin yields the protein MSDIFQQLESNNKEEVEAVKQKILDQFLSVKDSWLVNGLYDYYLSTNSANTIVVLINIKEPHHQYLFDRLSDSIAKSSKTDVKVQALTLLGHIVRNQPTWLYRLSEHHLLKDLLRLLKEEVEILPLISALLVLIVLIPMIPYSMGELLNHVFEIFSRLASWNCNPGRLVEEQMIHMQVALYALFLRLYGMFPCNFLAYLRTQYKDKNRAVFIHTIKPMLETVKMNPSLVTTSKDNETTSERWRKMAVHDVIVECERFSLDVSDTFCAHDSCQLASGFRSRSGTANSTIDAVYFQSLKNLAASMSSEKGEYFTPSMVFNPNTPPVGGVIPTYVPQPEFTHDENVVPQAGSSPPEAAIEATPETTPILQEETQIRNQVKPLASPSPQSPLRKEKSPFNFAIEVMHASLDTKGDLQLSALTFEKSPVGSIKLKSLSPTSPQKIKDRSPTKSSGSSDPEEIPTERKTETSHQPALKQCDSVLHESEDSASENLEDDRSSPCAAGGLHMPNSKSMKDFAKRVQRLRHHSQCTAESEVQSGSSPEMDSTKVRRANSCPEMKKSPVSSIKDNVSRTLDETDEETNLERAESAMSNGVDAMSDVSGNKLATIETQTDNFWPMPYEHLFLGIFPTLGTEVKSSPGPVTTIGGAQERYSQPSIYEVLDKYVETAIQDHEKDNIKGLKNQLKLVHQQLLFERHRREIHAFKNRRFLADAKNTQVLEEHNSALRDQVQLQQADIDTLRYQLERIQRERELESKMFTNTITSLEDKCKSLEVQNRALQEVEAERLEAIESLKTKCMSLTTDKQKAEAMLIDALAEVKFAKEQASAGEKGRAELENVNKQLVLIGELQLKYKERLDDLSSLRRSDHEVELLKESYNSEIKGLHQRYREKMTKLEACTSKISDLEQTIRQNEETISLQKRTLNSINEETEEKLKVLESKYQTQLTISRAFEEKILEMYKQLEMSTRKPIRSPDTSSCQEVQVPSDKVSGAVALSQRSSPLSCSLTSSDGSLALVQPDMRGLQALVDEESPVEVKPNIPKDGDNLPSTSGTKK from the exons ATGTCagatatttttcaacaattagaATCTAACAATAAGGAAGAAGTAGAAGCTGTTAAACAGAAAATTCTTGACCAGTTTCTTAGCG TCAAAGATTCCTGGCTTGTTAATGGCTTGTATGACTATTATTTAAGTACAAATTCGGCCAACACTATCGTCGTGTTGATCAATATTAAGGAACCACACCACCAATATTTATTTGATAGGCTTAGTGATTCTATtgcaaaaagttcaaaaactgATGTCAAAGTCCAGGCTCTCACTCTCTTGGGCCACATTGTCCGCAACCAACCCACCTGGTTGTACAGACTGTCAGAGCATCATCTCTTAAAAGACTTGTTGAGATTGCTAAAG GAAGAAGTGGAGATTTTGCCACTGATAAGTGCACTACTCGTTTTAATCGTCTTAATCCCCATGATTCCCTATTCCATGGGGGAGCTCCTAAACCACGtctttgaaattttcag CCGGTTGGCCTCGTGGAACTGCAATCCTGGAAGACTAGTTGAAGAACAGATGATTCACATGCAAGTCGCTCTGTATGCTTTATTTCTGAGACTTTACGGCATGTTtccttgcaattttctcgCATATCTAAGAACACAGTACAAAGACAAAAACAGAGCAGTATTTATTCACACCATTAAG CCGATGCTTGAAACGGTTAAGATGAATCCCTCTCTCGTGACGACATCCAAAGATAATGAGACAACAAGCGAGAG GTGGAGAAAAATGGCCGTCCACGATGTTATAGTAGAATGCGAACGATTTTCTTTGGATGTTTCTGATACTTTCTGTGCTCACGATTCTTGTCAACTTGCGTCAGGGTTCCGGTCTCGGTCTGGCACTGCCAACTCAACCATCG ATGCGGTTTATTTTCAATCGTTGAAAAACTTGGCAGCGTCGATGTCCAGCGAAAAGGGCGAATATTTCACGCCCAGCATGGTTTTTAACCCCAACACGCCCCCAGTCGGAGGAGTCATTCCCACTTATGTGCCACAGCCG GAATTTACACATGATGAAAATGTTGTCCCACAAGCAGGGTCGTCGCCCCCTGAGGCTGCGATCGAAGCCACCCCTGAAACTACCCCCATACTGCAAGAA GAGACACAAATCAGGAATCAAGTCAAACCTTTAGCCTCCCCGTCACCCCAATCACCCCTACGGAAGGAGAAATCGCCGTTTAATTTCGCGATCGAAGTCATGCACGCAAGTTTAGACACGAAAGGCGATTTGCAGTTATCAGCCCTGACGTTTGAAAAGTCTCCC GTTGGTAGTATTAAACTCAAGTCACTATCACCAACAAGTccgcaaaaaatcaaagacaGGAGTCCGACCAAAAGTAGCGGCTCTTCAGACCCGGAGGAGATCCCGACTGAgagaaaaaccgaaactagtCATCAACCCGCACTTAAACAATGCGACAGCGTTTTGCACGAAAGCGAAGACT ctgCGAGCGAGAATTTGGAAGACGACCGCAGCTCTCCCTGCGCTGCCGGAGGCCTGCACATGCCCAACTCCAAGTCCATGAAGGATTTCGCAAAGCGGGTCCAGCGTTTACGCCACCACAGCCAATGCACGGCCGAGTCCGAAGTCCAGAGCGGAAGTAGTCCTGAAATGGACAGCACGAAAGTCCGCCGTGCGAATTCCTGTCCCGAAATGAAGAAAAGTCCAGTTTCGTCGATTAAAGACAACGTGAGTCGGACTCTGGACGAAACGGACGAAGAAACAAACCTGGAAAGAGCCGAGAGTGCCATGTCAAACGGCGTAGATGCCATGTCTGATGTCAGCGGCAATAAACTCGCAACTATTGAAACCCAGACTGATAATTTCTGGCCCATGCCATATGAACATTTGTTCTTGGGAATTTTTCCGACGTTAGGGACTGAAGTCAAGTCTAGTCCGGGGCCGGTGACGACAATCGGAGGGGCGCAAGAGCGGTATAGTCAGCCTTCCATCTATGAAGTATTGGATAA GTATGTAGAGACGGCTATTCAAGACCATGAGAAGGATAACATAAAGGGGCTTAAAAATCAGTTGAAGCTTGTGCATCAACAACTATTGTTTGAACGGCATAGGAGAGAAATACATGCTTTTAAAAACCGGAGGTTTTTGGCCGATGCCAAGAACACTCAAGTTCTAGAAGAACATAACTCAGCTTTG CGAGATCAGGTGCAGTTACAACAGGCTGATATTGATACTTTGAGGTATCAGTTGGAACGCATTCAGAGAGAGCGCGAGCTTGAAAGTAAAATGTTTACAAATACTATTACAAGCCTGGAGGATAAg TGCAAATCACTAGAAGTTCAAAACAGAGCACTGCAAGAAGTTGAGGCAGAACGGCTGGAGGCTATCGAGAGTTTAAAAACGAAATGTATGTCGTTGACTACAGACAAACAAAAAGCCGAGGCAATGCTCATTGATGCTCTTGCAGAAGTCAAG TTTGCCAAAGAACAAGCTTCAGCGGGCGAGAAAGGTCGCGCCGAACTTGAAAACGTAAACAAACAACTCGTTTTAATAGGAGAACTCCAGCTGAAATACAAGGAAAGACTGGACGATCTGTCCTCGCTCCGGCGATCTGACCACGAAGTGGAATTGCTGAAGGAATCGTACAACAGTGAAATAAAAG GTTTGCACCAGCGTTACCGCGAGAAAATGACCAAACTGGAGGCTTGCACCAGCAAAATCTCCGACTTGGAGCAAACGATCCGGCAGAATGAGGAGACCATCTCCCTGCAAAAACGCACTTTGAACAGCATCAACGAAGAGACAGAGGAGAAACTCAAGGTTTTGGAGAGCAAGTACCAAACTCAGTTGACAATAAGTCGCGCCTTTGAGGAGAAAATTCTTGAAATGTACAAACAGCTGGAAATGTCGACGCGGAAACCGATTCGCTCGCCAGACACGAGCAGTTGTCAGGAGGTCCAAGTGCCGAGCGATAAAGTGAGCGGGGCTGTGGCACTAAGTCAGCGGTCGTCGCCTCTGTCGTGCTCGTTGACTTCGTCGGACGGGAGTCTGGCTTTAGTACAGCCGGACATGCGGGGGTTGCAGGCTTTGGTAGACGAAGAATCTCCCGTGGAGGTCAAACCAAATATTCCCAAGGATGGGGACAACCTGCCTTCTACTTCAGGCACAAAGAAATGA
- the CalpC gene encoding calpain-C isoform X2 — protein MRKEMKKSDRWLVSCLGVLYLNKGLFYRVVPADQSFNGDQYAGVFRFRLWWCGEWTEVLVDDRLPTVHGRLAFLQSQNSDYFWPGLLEKAYAKLHGSYEALKYGSLLDGLADLTGGITESIPIRQDATTCARLLHKLLDMTSIITCTVQPPNFQMRSSVEKLPNGIQLGTNYRVYLVERVETYSGEAVQLVKLRNALGPASEYVGPWSIDSPEWSEVSPNSLERLHSELSEGEFWMSYPDFIKTFTHMEVIHLDSDTSRDEPSLHNKNTWQMRLYQGNWLKGVSAGGCRNNPETFHINPQLHLLLSEMEEVVVSLNQHSIMEPKVIGFTAYSIPKSNTETIGKSFFKANKSLFNSQYTNSRQVSYRCYLEQGGYLIIPTIFEPGQESGFTLRVYSSKPLKLKLLDTVPLLLKSAIVKAPPLLDGKSFSQYEAVFLQLADEHRTVNAFELQELLDACLPNDYIKSCASIEVCRQVILTFDTSGTGRLKFSDFKDLMCSLKFWQTSFKNHTKEKTGILKAERFRDALQAVGFQLSSDVLATLILRYMRKDGTLRFGDFVSAILHLTVAFNIFKMKDPLQNGSIKLSLAEWLKSSLSC, from the exons ATGCGCAAGgagatgaaaaaaa GTGACAGATGGCTCGTCTCCTGTTTGggtgttttatatttaaataaaggaCTCTTCTACCGAGTCGTGCCAGCAGACCAGTCTTTTAATGGAGACCAATACGCTGGAGTTTTCCGATTTCGGCTTTGGTGGTGCGGCGAATGGACTGAGGTTTTGGTGGATGATCGTTTGCCCACTGTCCATGGGCGGCTGGCTTTCCTGCAGTCGCAGAATTCGGACTATTTCTGGCCAGGATTGCTCGAGAAAGCGTACGCCAA ATTACACGGGTCTTACGAAGCCTTAAAGTACGGTTCACTCCTCGATGGTCTGGCAGACCTGACCGGGGGAATCACCGAAAGCATTCCAATTAGACAAGATGCCACCACATGTGCCAGACTTTTACACAAACTTTTAGACATGACATCAATTATCACCTGCACGGTACAACCGCCCAACTTCCAGATGCGATCGAGCGTGGAAAAGCTACCAAATGGAATACAACTAGGCACCAATTATCGAGTATATCTAGTGGAAAGGGTTGAAACCTACAGCGGTGAAGCCGTCCAGTTGGTGAAACTGCGGAACGCCCTGGGCCCGGCATCGGAATACGTGGGTCCTTGGTCGATAGACTCCCCCGAATGGTCCGAAGTGTCTCCAAACAGTCTCGAAAGGCTCCACTCGGAGCTTTCCGAAGGCGAGTTCTGGATGTCCTACCCCGACTTCATCAAGACCTTCACACACATGGAAGTCATCCACTTGGACAGCGACACCAGCAGGGACGAGCCCAGTCTGCACAACAAAAACACGTGGCAGATGAGGCTATACCAGGGCAACTGGCTCAAGGGAGTCTCAGCCGGGGGCTGCCGGAACAACCCGGAAACCTTCCACATAAACCCCCAACTCCACCTCCTTCTCAGCGAGATGGAGGAGGTCGTGGTGTCGCTCAACCAACATAGCATAATGGAGCCCAAAGTCATAGGTTTTACGGCGTATTCAATACCAAAAAGCAACACAGAGACGATCGGGAAGTCGTTCTTCAAAGCCAACAAGTCCCTCTTCAACTCGCAATACACCAACAGCCGGCAGGTCAGCTACAGGTGCTACCTGGAGCAAGGGGGCTATCTGATCATCCCCACCATATTCGAGCCCGGGCAAGAGTCGGGCTTCACTCTCAGGGTTTACTCAAGCAAGCCCTTAAAACTGAAGTTATTAGACACTGTACCTCTGCTCCTCAAATCGGCAATAGTCAAAGCACCGCCGTTGCTCGACGGCAAAAGCTTCAGTCAATACGAGGCCGTGTTCCTGCAACTGGCGGACGAACACAGAACCGTCAACGCCTTCGAGCTGCAGGAGTTGCTGGACGCTTGTTTGCCGAACGATTACATCAAAAGTTGTGCCTCGATTGAAGTTTGCAGACAAGTCATACTCACGTTTGAT ACGTCGGGGACAGGCAGACTGAAGTTTAGTGATTTCAAGGATTTGATGtgtagtttaaaattttggcaaacTTCGTTCAAAAATCACACGAAGGAGAAGACGGGGATTTTGAAAGCTGAGAGGTTTCGGGATGCTTTACAAGCTGTTGGTTTTCAGTTAAGTAGTGATGTTCTGGCCACGCTTATTTTGAGGTACATGAGGAAAGACGGGACTTTACGCTTCGGGGATTTTGTCTCTGCCATATTACATTTGACTGTTGCTTTCA atatttttaaaatgaaggACCCGCTACAAAATGGTAGCATCAAATTAAGTCTAGCAGAG TGGCTGAAGTCATCTCTATCGTGCTGA